In Saccharothrix violaceirubra, the following are encoded in one genomic region:
- the narI gene encoding respiratory nitrate reductase subunit gamma: MSTLDVMLWVVVPYVAIAVFVGGHVWRYRYDKFGWTTRSSQLHEKRLLRLGSPLFHFGILFVALGHVGGLLVPKSWTEAVGVGETAYHVTAVGLGVIAGVCTVVGAAILIYRRRTVGPVFSTTTRNDKVMYVLLVGTILLGLGTTVLGNLTDHPHDYRESVSPWFRSIFTLSPDPELMASAPLGFRLHALAAWTLFAFWPFSRLVHVFSMPLGYLTRPYIVYRSRDDRLGSRPPRRGWERAR; encoded by the coding sequence ATGAGCACGCTCGACGTGATGCTGTGGGTGGTCGTGCCGTACGTGGCGATCGCGGTGTTCGTCGGCGGTCACGTGTGGCGGTACCGGTACGACAAGTTCGGCTGGACCACCCGCTCGTCGCAGCTCCACGAGAAGCGGCTGCTGCGGCTGGGCAGCCCGTTGTTCCACTTCGGCATCCTGTTCGTCGCGCTGGGCCACGTGGGCGGCCTGCTCGTGCCCAAGTCGTGGACCGAGGCGGTCGGGGTGGGCGAGACGGCGTACCACGTCACGGCGGTCGGGCTGGGCGTGATCGCGGGCGTGTGCACGGTCGTGGGCGCGGCGATCCTGATCTACCGCCGCCGCACGGTCGGCCCGGTGTTCTCCACGACCACCCGCAACGACAAGGTCATGTACGTGCTGCTGGTAGGCACGATCCTGCTGGGCCTGGGCACGACGGTGCTGGGCAACCTCACCGACCACCCGCACGACTACCGCGAGTCGGTGTCACCGTGGTTCCGCTCGATCTTCACCCTGAGCCCGGACCCGGAACTCATGGCCTCGGCGCCGCTGGGTTTCAGGCTGCACGCCCTGGCCGCGTGGACTTTGTTCGCGTTCTGGCCGTTCAGCCGCTTGGTGCACGTGTTCTCGATGCCCTTGGGCTACCTGACCCGCCCTTACATCGTGTACCGGAGCCGTGACGACCGGCTCGGCTCCCGGCCACCCCGACGGGGGTGGGAGCGGGCCAGGTAG
- a CDS encoding nitrate reductase subunit alpha: MSTGLSEALVNTRRFFTRAEVSSDLRTLHIKGGREADAFYRDRWSHDKVVRSTHGVNCTGSCSWKVYVKDGIITWESQQTDYPSVGPDRPEYEPRGCPRGAAFSWYTYSPTRVRYPYVRGVLLEMFREAKARTGDPVRAWAEIVEDPDKARRYKAARGKGGLVRATWDEAAELVAAAHVHTIRAYGPDRVAGFSPIPAMSMVSHASGARFVSLLGGTMLSFYDWYADLPVASPQMFGDQTDVPESGDWWDAGYLIMWGSNIPVTRTPDAHWMTEARYRGQKVVAVAPDYADNVKFADEWLPARPGTDGALAMAMGHVVLREFFVDRQVPYFTDYVKRYTDLPFLVRLDEHGDVYRPGKFLTAEDLGHDEENAAFKTVLIDAETGQPVVPNGSLGHRYGERGEGRWNLDLGDVDPLLSADGSGEPVTVALARFDAADGSQGELRRGVPVRRVGGHLVTTVFDLMLAQYGVHRPGLPGEWPTGYDDASQPGTPAWQEPITGVPAQAAARIGREFADNAERTRGRSMIIMGAGTNHWFHSDTIYRAFLALTTLTGCQGVNGGGWAHYVGQEKCRPITGWAQLAFGLDWSRPPRQMIQTAFWYLHTDQFRYDRFGAGALAGAVTGGKLAGSTTADLIAQSARLGWMPSYPTFDRNPLDLADEATEAGLPVADHVVAELKSGRLRFACEDPDDPRNFPRVLSVWRANLLGSSAKGNEYFLRHLLGTDDSLRAEETPPSLRPKDVVWHEKAPVGKLDLLLSLDFRMTGTTLFSDVVLPAATWYEKHDLNTTDMHPFVHSFNPAIAPPWQTRTDWVAFRTIAEAFSRLAATHLGVRTDVVATPLLHDTPDELATPHGRVRDWKRGECEPIPGVTMPRLTAVERDYGAIAAKMGALGPLADSLGATTKGITFRVEKEIEYLARKNGTVRGGPADGRPSLARDLDACETILALSGTTNGHLAVQGFETLEKRTGTKLADLAAEHEGKRITFADTQAAPVPVITSPEWSGSESGGRRYSPFTINVERLKPWHTLTGRQHFYLDHDWMAELGERLPVFRPPLDMTALFDEPRVGEHGPRGLSVRYLTPHSKWSIHSEYQDNLFMLSLSRGGQTIWMSTVDAEKIGVADNDWIEAVNRNGVVVARAIVSHRMPEGTVYMHHAQDRLIDVPRAETSGKRGGIHNSLTRLLVKPSHLIGGYAQLSFAFNYLGPTGNQRDEVTVIRRRSQEVTY; this comes from the coding sequence GTGAGCACCGGACTGTCCGAGGCACTCGTCAACACCCGTCGGTTCTTCACCCGCGCGGAGGTCTCGTCCGACCTGCGGACGCTGCACATCAAGGGCGGACGCGAAGCCGACGCGTTCTACCGGGACCGGTGGAGCCACGACAAGGTCGTGCGGTCCACGCACGGCGTCAACTGCACCGGGTCGTGCTCGTGGAAGGTCTACGTCAAGGACGGGATCATCACGTGGGAGTCCCAGCAGACCGACTACCCGTCGGTCGGCCCGGACCGGCCCGAGTACGAGCCGCGCGGGTGTCCGCGTGGCGCCGCGTTCTCCTGGTACACGTACTCGCCGACCCGGGTGCGCTACCCGTACGTGCGCGGCGTGCTGCTGGAGATGTTCCGGGAGGCCAAGGCCCGCACGGGTGATCCGGTCCGAGCGTGGGCCGAGATCGTCGAAGATCCCGACAAGGCCCGGCGCTACAAGGCCGCGCGGGGCAAGGGCGGGCTGGTCCGCGCCACGTGGGACGAGGCGGCCGAACTGGTCGCCGCCGCCCACGTGCACACGATCAGGGCCTACGGCCCGGACCGGGTCGCCGGGTTCTCCCCCATCCCGGCCATGTCGATGGTGTCGCATGCCTCGGGCGCGCGGTTCGTGTCGCTGCTGGGCGGCACGATGCTGTCGTTCTACGACTGGTACGCCGACCTGCCCGTGGCCTCGCCGCAGATGTTCGGCGACCAGACCGACGTGCCCGAGTCCGGCGACTGGTGGGACGCCGGCTACCTGATCATGTGGGGTTCGAACATCCCGGTGACGCGCACGCCGGACGCGCACTGGATGACCGAGGCCCGCTACCGGGGCCAGAAGGTCGTCGCGGTGGCGCCGGACTACGCCGACAACGTCAAGTTCGCCGACGAGTGGCTGCCCGCCCGGCCCGGCACGGACGGCGCGTTGGCGATGGCCATGGGCCACGTGGTCCTGCGCGAGTTCTTCGTCGACCGGCAGGTCCCCTACTTCACCGACTACGTCAAGCGCTACACCGACCTGCCGTTCCTGGTGCGGCTCGACGAGCACGGCGACGTTTACCGGCCCGGCAAGTTCCTCACCGCCGAAGACCTCGGGCACGACGAGGAGAACGCGGCGTTCAAGACCGTCCTGATCGACGCGGAGACCGGGCAGCCGGTCGTTCCCAACGGCTCGCTCGGCCACCGCTACGGCGAGCGGGGCGAGGGCCGGTGGAACCTCGACCTCGGCGACGTCGACCCGCTGCTGTCGGCGGACGGTTCCGGGGAACCGGTCACGGTCGCGCTGGCCCGGTTCGACGCGGCCGACGGATCCCAGGGCGAACTGCGCCGGGGCGTACCGGTCCGCCGCGTGGGCGGACACCTCGTGACCACGGTGTTCGACCTGATGCTCGCCCAGTACGGCGTGCACCGGCCGGGACTGCCCGGCGAGTGGCCGACCGGCTACGACGACGCGTCCCAGCCCGGCACGCCCGCCTGGCAGGAGCCGATCACCGGTGTGCCGGCCCAGGCCGCGGCCCGGATCGGCCGGGAGTTCGCGGACAACGCCGAGCGCACCCGCGGCCGGTCGATGATCATCATGGGCGCGGGCACCAACCACTGGTTCCACTCGGACACGATCTACCGGGCGTTCCTCGCCCTGACCACGCTCACCGGTTGCCAGGGTGTCAACGGCGGCGGGTGGGCGCACTACGTCGGCCAGGAGAAGTGCCGGCCGATCACCGGGTGGGCGCAGCTCGCGTTCGGCCTGGACTGGTCGCGCCCGCCGCGGCAGATGATCCAGACCGCGTTCTGGTACCTGCACACCGACCAGTTCCGCTACGACCGGTTCGGCGCGGGCGCGCTGGCCGGCGCCGTGACCGGCGGCAAGCTGGCGGGCAGCACGACCGCCGACCTGATCGCCCAGTCCGCGCGACTGGGCTGGATGCCGTCCTACCCGACGTTCGACCGCAACCCGCTGGACCTCGCCGACGAGGCGACCGAGGCCGGGCTGCCGGTCGCCGACCACGTCGTGGCCGAGCTGAAGTCCGGCCGGTTGCGGTTCGCCTGCGAGGACCCGGACGACCCGCGCAACTTCCCGCGCGTGCTCAGCGTGTGGCGGGCGAACCTGCTCGGCTCGTCGGCCAAGGGCAACGAGTACTTCCTGCGCCACCTGCTGGGCACGGACGACTCGTTGCGCGCCGAGGAGACGCCGCCGTCGCTGCGCCCGAAGGACGTGGTGTGGCACGAGAAAGCGCCGGTCGGCAAGCTGGACCTGCTGCTGTCGCTGGACTTCCGGATGACCGGCACGACGCTGTTCTCCGACGTCGTGCTGCCGGCCGCCACCTGGTACGAGAAGCACGACCTCAACACCACGGACATGCACCCGTTCGTGCACTCGTTCAACCCGGCCATCGCACCGCCGTGGCAGACCCGCACGGACTGGGTGGCGTTCCGGACCATCGCCGAGGCGTTCAGCCGGCTCGCCGCCACCCACCTGGGCGTGCGCACGGACGTCGTGGCCACGCCGTTGCTGCACGACACGCCCGACGAGCTGGCCACGCCGCACGGCCGCGTACGGGACTGGAAGCGGGGCGAGTGCGAGCCGATCCCGGGCGTGACCATGCCGCGCCTGACCGCCGTCGAACGCGACTACGGCGCGATCGCGGCGAAGATGGGCGCGTTGGGACCGCTGGCCGATTCGCTCGGCGCCACCACCAAGGGCATCACGTTCCGCGTGGAGAAGGAGATCGAGTACCTGGCCAGGAAGAACGGCACGGTGCGCGGCGGCCCCGCCGACGGGCGGCCTTCCCTGGCCCGTGACCTCGACGCGTGCGAGACGATCCTGGCGTTGTCCGGCACGACCAACGGACACCTTGCCGTGCAGGGCTTCGAAACGTTGGAGAAGCGCACCGGCACCAAGTTGGCCGACCTCGCCGCCGAGCACGAGGGCAAGCGGATCACGTTCGCCGACACCCAGGCCGCGCCCGTGCCCGTGATCACCTCGCCGGAGTGGTCCGGTTCGGAGAGCGGTGGACGCCGGTACTCGCCGTTCACGATCAACGTCGAACGCCTCAAGCCCTGGCACACCCTCACCGGACGCCAACACTTCTACCTCGACCACGACTGGATGGCCGAACTCGGCGAGCGGCTGCCGGTGTTCCGGCCGCCGCTGGACATGACCGCGCTGTTCGACGAGCCGAGGGTCGGCGAGCACGGTCCGCGGGGACTGTCCGTCCGCTACCTGACGCCGCACTCGAAGTGGTCGATCCACTCGGAGTACCAGGACAACCTGTTCATGCTCAGCCTGTCCCGGGGCGGCCAGACCATCTGGATGTCCACTGTGGACGCCGAGAAGATCGGCGTGGCGGACAACGACTGGATCGAGGCGGTCAACCGCAACGGCGTGGTCGTGGCCCGTGCGATCGTCTCGCACCGGATGCCCGAGGGCACCGTGTACATGCACCACGCGCAGGACCGGCTGATCGACGTGCCGCGCGCCGAGACGTCCGGCAAGCGCGGCGGCATCCACAACTCGCTGACCCGACTGCTGGTCAAGCCGTCGCACCTGATCGGCGGGTACGCCCAGCTCTCGTTCGCGTTCAACTACCTCGGCCCGACCGGGAACCAGCGCGACGAGGTCACGGTCATCCGCCGTCGCTCCCAGGAGGTGACCTACTGA
- the narH gene encoding nitrate reductase subunit beta, with protein MRVMAQLAMVMNLDKCIGCHTCSVTCKQAWTNRSGVEYVWFNNVETRPGLGYPRTYEDQERWRGGWTLGKRGKLTLRGGGRLRRLLSIFSNPKLPALDDYYEPWTYDYENLTNAPLQEHTPVARPRSLISGEPTKITWSANWDDNLGGPHGQRDPMLSERVRLEFERTFMFYLPRICEHCLNPSCAASCPSGAIYKRSEDGIVLVDQDRCHGWRMCVSGCPYKKVYFNHRTGKAEKCTFCFPRVEVGMPTVCAETCVGRLRYIGLLLYDADRVLEAASTPDEKDLYEAQRGVFLDPSDPAVAREAERAGIPTDWIEAARRSPVYALIEKYRVALPLHPEYRTMPMVWYIPPLSPVVDVVRDTGHDAEDHGNLFGAIEALRIPVDFLANLFTAGDPKPVESVLRKLAAMRSYMRDINLGDAPRESVAASVGMTGVEVHDMYRLLALAKYDERYVIPAAHAEQAHGLEELGCSLDYEGGPGMDGPFGESSGGASPIAVENFHLLRERQTGDTVAAPVDKSRRVNLLNWDGKGRPEGLFPPREGES; from the coding sequence ATGCGCGTCATGGCGCAGCTCGCCATGGTGATGAACCTCGACAAGTGCATCGGCTGCCACACCTGCTCGGTCACGTGCAAGCAGGCGTGGACGAACCGGTCCGGGGTCGAGTACGTGTGGTTCAACAACGTGGAGACCCGGCCCGGCCTGGGCTACCCCCGCACCTACGAGGACCAGGAGCGGTGGCGCGGCGGGTGGACGCTGGGCAAGCGCGGGAAGTTGACGCTGCGCGGCGGCGGTCGGCTGCGGCGACTGCTGAGCATCTTCAGCAACCCCAAGCTGCCCGCGTTGGACGACTACTACGAACCGTGGACCTACGACTACGAAAACCTCACGAACGCGCCGTTGCAGGAACACACCCCGGTGGCCCGGCCCCGCTCGTTGATCAGCGGCGAGCCCACGAAGATCACGTGGTCGGCGAACTGGGACGACAACCTCGGCGGGCCGCACGGGCAGCGCGACCCGATGCTCTCCGAACGGGTCCGCCTGGAGTTCGAGCGCACGTTCATGTTCTACCTGCCGCGCATCTGCGAGCACTGCCTGAACCCGTCGTGCGCGGCGTCGTGCCCGTCCGGCGCGATCTACAAGCGCAGCGAGGACGGCATCGTGCTCGTGGACCAGGACCGGTGCCACGGCTGGCGGATGTGCGTGTCGGGGTGCCCGTACAAGAAGGTGTACTTCAACCACCGCACGGGCAAGGCCGAGAAGTGCACGTTCTGCTTCCCGCGCGTCGAGGTCGGCATGCCCACGGTGTGCGCGGAGACGTGCGTGGGACGCCTGCGGTACATCGGCCTGCTGCTGTACGACGCCGACCGCGTGCTCGAAGCCGCGTCGACCCCGGACGAGAAGGACCTGTACGAGGCCCAGCGCGGGGTGTTCCTCGACCCCTCGGACCCGGCCGTGGCACGGGAGGCGGAACGCGCGGGCATCCCGACCGACTGGATCGAGGCGGCCCGGCGGTCCCCGGTGTACGCGTTGATCGAGAAGTACCGCGTGGCCCTGCCACTGCACCCGGAATACCGCACGATGCCGATGGTCTGGTACATCCCGCCGCTGTCGCCCGTGGTGGACGTCGTCCGCGACACCGGGCACGACGCCGAGGACCACGGCAACCTGTTCGGCGCCATCGAAGCGTTGCGCATCCCCGTGGACTTCCTGGCCAACCTGTTCACGGCCGGCGACCCGAAGCCCGTCGAGTCGGTGCTGCGCAAGCTGGCCGCGATGCGCTCGTACATGCGGGACATCAACCTCGGCGACGCGCCGCGCGAGAGCGTGGCGGCATCGGTGGGCATGACCGGTGTCGAGGTCCACGACATGTACCGGTTGCTGGCGTTGGCGAAGTACGACGAGCGCTACGTCATCCCGGCCGCGCACGCCGAACAGGCACACGGGTTGGAGGAACTCGGGTGCAGCCTGGACTACGAGGGCGGGCCGGGGATGGACGGGCCGTTCGGCGAGTCGTCGGGCGGCGCGTCGCCGATCGCCGTGGAGAACTTCCACCTGCTGCGCGAACGGCAGACCGGCGACACCGTCGCCGCGCCGGTCGACAAGAGCCGCCGCGTCAACCTGCTGAACTGGGACGGCAAGGGACGGCCCGAGGGGCTGTTCCCGCCGCGCGAGGGGGAGTCGTGA
- the narJ gene encoding nitrate reductase molybdenum cofactor assembly chaperone translates to MTETAWQVQSLLLGYPDAHLLGLRPVLRESVATLPAPLGTPLEVFLNHVDATSPTELAASYVATFDHRKRFSPYLTYFVHGDTRKRGMALLRFKNTYRAAGLVLDEGELPDHVSVVLEFAAISPTGRTLLEEHRAGLELLRLGLREASSPWAPVLDSVSATLSPLRGLDRETIAGLAAQGPPEEEVGLTPYLMPREGAR, encoded by the coding sequence GTGACGGAGACCGCGTGGCAGGTCCAGTCGCTGTTGCTGGGATATCCCGATGCGCACCTGCTGGGGTTGCGGCCGGTGTTGCGCGAGTCGGTGGCGACCCTGCCCGCACCGCTGGGCACGCCGCTGGAAGTGTTCCTGAACCACGTGGACGCGACGTCGCCCACGGAACTGGCCGCGTCGTACGTTGCCACGTTCGACCATCGGAAGCGGTTCAGCCCGTACCTGACGTACTTCGTGCACGGCGACACACGCAAGCGCGGGATGGCATTGCTGCGGTTCAAGAACACGTATCGCGCCGCCGGACTCGTGCTGGACGAGGGCGAACTGCCCGACCACGTGTCCGTCGTGCTGGAGTTCGCGGCGATCTCGCCGACCGGCCGGACGCTGCTGGAGGAGCACCGGGCCGGGCTGGAGCTGCTGCGGCTGGGGTTGCGCGAGGCTTCGTCGCCGTGGGCGCCCGTCTTGGACTCGGTGTCGGCCACGCTGTCGCCGTTGCGCGGCCTGGACCGGGAGACCATCGCGGGCCTGGCCGCCCAGGGGCCGCCCGAGGAGGAAGTCGGCCTGACCCCGTACCTCATGCCCCGGGAGGGAGCGCGATGA
- a CDS encoding NlpC/P60 family protein — translation MARRRALWVVVVAVAILAAGLTVWLSRDDPAHIAVDVPDPAALSYDRADNPPRTIVRDGTGAVVAVLTDDARTAVVNGPRRTFSEPKSTSATVDTSAWVRLLPRPWRAGAETDEWFREWFTPTRTDTRPDVLATAMEYVIDAPEEKDAAGVRFRGDASFGPVKPSGSGRQEQSDFYDYLGIDWKFPDAPDGEPETGRYGSVDCSGYVRLIFGYRLGLPLLGSNEEGDGLPRRAYAIADVGPGVELVPDGGTRATDYGALQPGDLVFFEVEDDPDTLDHVGVYLGVDDGGHHRFVSSRERINGPTMGDVGGASLLDGGGFYSTAWRSARRL, via the coding sequence ATGGCACGCAGGCGTGCACTCTGGGTCGTGGTCGTCGCGGTCGCGATCCTGGCAGCAGGTCTCACGGTCTGGCTGTCCCGCGACGACCCCGCCCACATCGCCGTCGACGTGCCCGACCCCGCCGCCCTGTCCTACGACCGCGCCGACAATCCGCCGAGGACGATCGTGCGCGACGGAACCGGCGCCGTGGTCGCGGTGCTCACCGACGACGCACGCACCGCGGTGGTCAACGGACCACGCCGCACGTTCAGCGAACCGAAGTCGACCTCGGCCACGGTCGACACCTCGGCATGGGTACGCCTACTGCCCCGACCTTGGCGGGCCGGCGCGGAAACCGACGAGTGGTTCCGCGAGTGGTTCACCCCCACCCGCACCGACACCCGCCCGGACGTCCTGGCCACCGCCATGGAGTACGTGATCGACGCCCCGGAGGAAAAGGACGCGGCAGGCGTCCGATTCCGCGGCGACGCGTCGTTCGGCCCGGTGAAGCCGTCGGGCAGCGGACGCCAGGAACAGTCGGACTTCTACGACTACCTGGGCATCGACTGGAAGTTCCCCGACGCCCCCGACGGCGAGCCCGAAACCGGCCGCTACGGCTCGGTCGACTGCTCGGGCTACGTGCGCCTGATCTTCGGCTACCGACTCGGCCTGCCACTGCTCGGCTCGAACGAGGAGGGCGACGGCCTCCCCCGCCGGGCCTACGCGATCGCCGACGTCGGCCCCGGCGTGGAACTGGTCCCCGACGGAGGCACCCGCGCCACCGACTACGGCGCCCTGCAACCCGGCGACCTGGTGTTCTTCGAGGTCGAGGACGACCCCGACACCCTCGACCACGTAGGCGTATACCTGGGCGTGGACGACGGCGGCCACCACCGCTTCGTCTCGAGCCGGGAACGGATCAACGGCCCGACGATGGGCGACGTGGGCGGCGCCTCGCTCCTGGACGGCGGCGGCTTCTACTCGACCGCCTGGCGCTCGGCCCGCAGACTCTGA
- a CDS encoding MFS transporter: MSTSTSSGRTPMLVLATVGFAVNFWAWALLSPLGPLFKEDLKLSAFQQALLVAVPVVVGSVGRIPVGALTDRFGGRVMFPLVSAVTIVPVLFLGTIGHGSLAALLIGGFFLGLGGTAFAVGVPFVNAWFPPERRGLAIGVFGAGMGGTAISALTTVKLVGSWGIQAPFMITAGALALYAVVAALTLRDAPGRVVPTGSVARRLADTVRLPVTWQASALYAVVFGGFVAFSVYLPAYLKTAYGLAQADAANRMAGFVLLAVVMRPMGGWLSDRVGPVRVLAVSLVVVTLGALAQVFTPSLAPVGTIAFLSMAAALGAGSGAVFALVALLAPANKVGSVTGVVGAAGGLGGFVPPLLMGALYGALSSYALGLAALVVVAVCSFAFTSTAVRRAVGVSRPRTL; encoded by the coding sequence ATGTCCACATCGACGTCCTCAGGCCGCACCCCCATGCTGGTACTCGCCACAGTCGGGTTCGCGGTCAACTTCTGGGCCTGGGCCCTGCTCAGCCCACTGGGTCCCCTGTTCAAGGAGGACTTGAAGCTCAGCGCGTTCCAGCAGGCGCTGCTGGTCGCGGTGCCCGTGGTCGTCGGTTCCGTCGGCCGGATCCCGGTCGGCGCGCTGACCGACCGGTTCGGTGGGCGGGTGATGTTCCCGCTGGTCTCGGCGGTGACGATCGTCCCGGTGCTGTTTCTGGGCACGATCGGGCACGGCTCGCTCGCGGCCCTGCTGATCGGCGGGTTCTTCCTGGGTCTGGGCGGCACGGCCTTCGCGGTCGGCGTGCCGTTCGTCAACGCGTGGTTCCCGCCCGAACGCCGGGGTCTGGCCATCGGCGTGTTCGGCGCGGGCATGGGCGGCACCGCGATCAGCGCCCTGACCACGGTGAAGCTGGTCGGCAGCTGGGGCATCCAGGCGCCGTTCATGATCACCGCCGGAGCGCTCGCCCTCTACGCCGTCGTGGCCGCTCTGACGCTGCGTGACGCGCCGGGCCGGGTCGTGCCGACCGGCTCGGTCGCCCGGCGCCTCGCGGACACCGTGCGCCTGCCCGTCACGTGGCAGGCGTCGGCGCTGTACGCGGTGGTCTTCGGCGGGTTCGTCGCGTTCTCCGTCTACCTCCCGGCCTACCTCAAGACCGCCTACGGGCTGGCGCAGGCCGACGCCGCGAACCGGATGGCCGGGTTCGTCCTGCTCGCCGTGGTGATGCGGCCGATGGGCGGCTGGCTGTCGGACCGGGTCGGACCGGTGCGGGTGCTGGCCGTGTCCCTGGTCGTGGTCACGCTGGGCGCGCTCGCCCAGGTGTTCACGCCGTCGCTGGCACCAGTAGGCACGATCGCGTTCCTGTCCATGGCCGCCGCGCTCGGTGCGGGTAGCGGCGCGGTATTCGCCCTGGTGGCGCTGCTGGCGCCGGCGAACAAGGTCGGTTCGGTCACCGGCGTGGTCGGCGCGGCCGGCGGCCTGGGCGGTTTCGTCCCGCCGCTGCTGATGGGCGCGCTCTACGGCGCGCTGTCGTCCTACGCGCTCGGCCTGGCCGCACTGGTCGTCGTCGCGGTCTGCTCGTTCGCGTTCACCTCGACGGCGGTGCGCCGCGCGGTGGGCGTCTCCCGGCCCCGAACCCTGTGA
- a CDS encoding signal protein, with translation MRWWGVVVAVSGMLLAACAQAEPGVARPTGGVWSDVQGRWWGWASVPEARNPVADRTGEFCGEGQPDDVWFVAGTFGGAVERTCEVPAGRPLVGPVVNRIGTSGECALFMADAKGQVSLDGVPVVPHEVGAVKTVVRAGADNSWDLRAGESRVTACGLWLWVPPLSPGRHELRFEGSTGKFHVAAVYRLKVVGERA, from the coding sequence GTGCGGTGGTGGGGAGTGGTCGTAGCGGTGTCGGGGATGCTGCTCGCGGCGTGCGCGCAGGCAGAGCCGGGAGTGGCACGACCGACGGGCGGGGTGTGGTCGGACGTCCAAGGGCGCTGGTGGGGCTGGGCATCGGTACCGGAGGCACGCAACCCGGTGGCGGACCGGACGGGCGAGTTCTGCGGCGAGGGTCAGCCGGACGACGTGTGGTTCGTCGCGGGGACGTTCGGCGGCGCGGTCGAGCGCACGTGCGAGGTGCCTGCGGGACGGCCGCTCGTCGGCCCCGTGGTGAACAGGATCGGCACGTCGGGTGAGTGCGCCTTGTTCATGGCGGACGCGAAAGGGCAGGTGAGCCTTGACGGCGTGCCCGTCGTGCCGCACGAGGTGGGTGCGGTGAAGACGGTGGTCCGGGCCGGGGCGGACAACTCGTGGGACCTGCGCGCCGGTGAGAGTCGTGTCACCGCGTGCGGCCTGTGGCTGTGGGTGCCGCCCTTGTCGCCGGGGCGGCACGAACTGCGTTTCGAGGGGTCCACCGGCAAGTTCCACGTCGCCGCCGTCTACCGGCTCAAGGTGGTCGGGGAACGCGCCTGA